From a single Mobula birostris isolate sMobBir1 chromosome 13, sMobBir1.hap1, whole genome shotgun sequence genomic region:
- the LOC140208434 gene encoding uncharacterized protein: MAHQRVHTWQRSFTCSDCGKGFTCSSKLKVHQRVHTGERPFTCKDCGKGFTSSSHLKVHQRVHAGEKPFTCLDCGKGFTCSSNLKVHQRVHTGERPFKCSDCGKEFTRSSTLQAHQSVHTGERPFTCSDCGKGFTQSSNLLVHKSVHTGERPFTCSDCGKGFTCSSNLKVHQRAHTGEKQFTCSDCGKGFTQSSTLLVHKSVHTGERPFTCSDCGKGFSRLSQLKVHQRVHTGERPFTCSDCGKGFTRSSELKVHQRVHTGEKPFTCFDCGKRFTLLSQLKVHQRVHTGERPFTCSVCGQGFTQLTSLQAHRSVHTGERPFTCSVCGKGFTRSSFLKVHQRIHTGERPFMCSDCGKEFRRLTSLQSHRLVHTGERPFTCSDCGKGFTRSSYLLVHRSVHTGERPFTCSDCGKGFTESSKLKVHQRIHIGERPFTCSDCGKGFTQSSHLQAHRSVHTGERPFICSYCGKGFTQSSHLKVHQRVHTGERPFTCSDCGKGFTWSSQLQRHQQVHTG; encoded by the coding sequence atggctcaccagcgagttcacacttgGCAGAggtcattcacctgctcagactgtgggaagggattcacttgctcatctaaactgaaggttcatcagagagttcacactggagagaggccgttcacctgcaaagactgtgggaagggattcacatcgTCGTCTCACCTGAAGGTTCATCAGAGAGTTCATGctggagagaagccattcacctgcttagactgtgggaaaggattcacttgctcgtctaatctgaaggtacatcagagagttcacactggggagaggccgttcaaatgctcagactgtgggaaggaattcactcgatCATCAACCCTACAagctcaccagtcagttcacactggggagaggccattcacctgctcagactgtgggaagggattcactcagtcatccaacttactggtacacaagtcagttcacactggagagaggccattcacctgttcagactgtgggaaaggattcacttgctcatctaatctgaaggtTCATCAGAGagctcacactggggagaagcagttcacctgctcagactgcgggaagggattcactcagtcatccaccctactggtacacaagtcagttcacactggcgagaggccattcacctgctcagactgtgggaaagggttCTCCCGgttatctcaactgaaggtacatcagcgagttcacactggtgagaggccattcacctgctcagactgtgggaagggattcactcggtcatctgaactgaaggtacatcagcgagttcacactggagagaagccgttcacctgcttcgactgtgggaagagattcactctgttatctcaactgaaggtacatcagcgagttcacactggggagaggccattcacctgctcagtctgtgggcagggattcacacagttaaCTAGCCTACAGGCACACCGgtcggttcacactggggagaggccgttcacctgctcagtctgtgggaagggattcactcggtcatcttttctgaaggtacatcagcgcattcacactggagagaggccgtttatgtgctcagactgcgggaaggaatTCAGACGGTTAACTAGCCTACAATCACACCggttagttcacactggggagagaccattcacctgctcagactgcgggaagggattcactcggtcatcctacCTACTGGTACacaggtcagttcacactggggagagaccgttcacctgctcagactgtgggaagggattcactgagtcatctaaactgaaggtacatcagcgaattcacattggggagaggccattcacctgctcagactgtgggaaaggattcactcagtcatcccacctacaagctcaccggtcagttcacactggggagaggccgttcatctgctcatactgtgggaagggattcactcagtcatctcacctgaaggtacatcagagagttcacacgggggagaggccgttcacctgctcagactgtgggaagggattcacttggtcatctcaactacagagacaccagcaagttcacactgggtag